One genomic window of Providencia hangzhouensis includes the following:
- the rapA gene encoding RNA polymerase-associated protein RapA, which produces MPFTLGQRWISDTESELGLGAVVAIDARMVTLLFPASGENRLYSSSDAPITRVMFNEGDTITSHEGWQLQVESIEEDKGLLTYIGTRLDTQETGVSLREVFLDSKLTFNKPQDRLFAGQIDRMDRFALRFRARKFQSEQVKHQATGLRGIRASLIPHQLHIANEVGKRHHPRVLLADEVGLGKTIEAGMIIHQQLMAGRAERVLVIVPDSLQHQWLVEMLRRFNLRFSLFDDSRYSEAQHDSDNPFETEQLVLCSLDFVRRNKQRFDQLVEAGWDMMVVDEAHHLQWSETAPSREYQVIETLAENIPSILLLTATPEQLGQESHFARLRLLDPSRFHDYQDFIAEQENYRPVADAVSLLLSGDKLTNDQQNLLNELIKEQDIEPLLKAANLEGEDGNAARQELINMLMDRHGTSRLLFRNTRNGVKGFPRRELHSLKMPLPTQYQTAIKVAGIMGSKKDVETRAKEMLYPEQIYQEFEGENATWWNFDPRVEWLMGFLTANRHEKVLVICAKAATALQLEQVLREREAIRAAVFHEGLSLLERDRAAAYFASQEEGAQVLLCSEIGSEGRNFQFANQLVMFDLPFNPDLLEQRIGRLDRIGQSRDISIHVPYLENTAQSVLIRWYHEGLDAFEHTCPTGRAIYDKYYQPLLQFMAEPTVTEGFDDFIKTCRAEHDSLKLQLEQGRDRLLEMHSNGGESGNLLAEEIGEGDNDTELVNFALNLFDIVGINQEDKSDNLIILTPSDHMLVPDFPGLPQDGCTITFDREQALSREDTQFISWEHPIIRNGLDLVLSGDTGSCAVSLLKNKALPVGTLLTELIYVVEAQAPKHLQISRFLPATPVRLLIDLKGNNLSSQVEFESFNRQLNAINRHMASKLVNAVQNEVHSVLRLSEPMIEKEAKALIENAKEAADKALTLELSRLEALKAVNPNIRDEELDIIEEERQQLMTNIDQATWRLDAIRLVVVTHQ; this is translated from the coding sequence ATGCCATTTACTCTTGGTCAACGCTGGATCAGCGATACAGAAAGCGAACTTGGATTAGGTGCCGTCGTGGCAATTGATGCCCGAATGGTAACGTTGCTTTTTCCTGCTAGTGGCGAAAACCGCCTTTACTCTAGCAGTGATGCCCCTATTACCCGAGTGATGTTTAATGAAGGTGATACCATTACCAGCCACGAAGGCTGGCAACTTCAAGTTGAAAGCATTGAAGAAGATAAAGGATTATTGACTTACATCGGCACACGTTTAGATACGCAAGAAACCGGTGTGAGCCTTAGAGAAGTGTTCCTCGACAGCAAGCTCACATTCAATAAGCCGCAAGATCGTCTATTTGCTGGGCAAATTGACCGTATGGACCGTTTCGCTTTACGCTTTCGAGCGCGCAAATTCCAAAGCGAGCAAGTCAAACACCAAGCAACAGGCTTACGCGGTATTCGTGCAAGCCTGATCCCACACCAATTACATATTGCCAATGAAGTGGGAAAACGCCACCATCCGCGCGTATTACTCGCTGACGAAGTCGGCTTAGGTAAAACCATTGAAGCGGGGATGATTATCCACCAGCAATTAATGGCAGGCCGTGCAGAGCGCGTCTTAGTTATTGTTCCTGATAGCTTACAGCACCAATGGCTGGTTGAGATGCTACGCCGCTTTAATCTGCGTTTTTCTTTGTTTGATGATAGCCGTTACAGTGAAGCACAGCATGATAGTGATAACCCATTTGAAACAGAACAACTCGTTCTGTGTTCACTGGATTTCGTCCGTCGTAACAAGCAGCGTTTTGACCAATTAGTTGAAGCAGGCTGGGATATGATGGTCGTCGACGAAGCTCACCACTTACAGTGGAGTGAGACCGCCCCGAGCCGCGAATATCAAGTTATTGAAACATTAGCTGAAAATATTCCTTCTATTTTGCTATTAACCGCAACACCAGAGCAACTTGGCCAAGAAAGCCACTTCGCTCGCCTGCGTTTACTTGACCCTAGCCGTTTTCATGATTACCAAGACTTTATTGCTGAGCAAGAAAACTACCGTCCTGTTGCTGATGCGGTTTCACTGTTGCTGTCGGGTGACAAACTGACTAATGACCAGCAAAATTTACTTAACGAATTAATCAAAGAACAAGATATCGAACCACTGCTAAAGGCTGCAAATCTTGAAGGTGAAGATGGCAATGCTGCGCGCCAAGAGCTGATCAACATGTTAATGGACCGCCATGGTACTAGCCGCCTGTTGTTCAGAAATACCCGAAATGGCGTCAAAGGCTTCCCTCGTCGTGAATTACATTCGTTAAAAATGCCATTGCCCACCCAATACCAAACCGCAATTAAAGTGGCTGGTATCATGGGCAGTAAAAAAGACGTTGAAACACGTGCAAAAGAAATGCTCTACCCTGAGCAAATTTACCAAGAGTTCGAAGGTGAAAACGCCACGTGGTGGAACTTTGACCCGCGGGTTGAGTGGTTAATGGGCTTTTTGACCGCAAACCGCCATGAAAAAGTGTTAGTGATCTGCGCGAAAGCCGCAACTGCACTACAATTGGAGCAAGTGTTACGTGAACGCGAAGCGATTCGTGCTGCCGTGTTCCACGAAGGGTTATCGTTATTAGAACGTGACCGAGCTGCTGCCTATTTTGCATCTCAAGAAGAAGGCGCGCAGGTTCTATTATGTTCTGAAATCGGTTCTGAAGGGCGTAACTTCCAATTTGCTAACCAGTTGGTGATGTTCGACCTGCCGTTTAATCCAGACTTACTCGAGCAACGTATCGGCCGTTTAGACCGTATTGGACAAAGCCGTGATATCAGCATTCATGTGCCTTATTTAGAAAATACCGCACAATCTGTGTTGATCCGCTGGTATCACGAAGGCTTAGATGCCTTTGAACATACCTGCCCAACAGGCCGAGCTATCTACGATAAATACTACCAACCATTACTGCAATTTATGGCTGAACCGACAGTCACAGAAGGTTTTGATGATTTTATTAAAACCTGCCGTGCAGAGCATGACAGCTTGAAATTACAATTGGAACAAGGCCGTGACCGTTTGCTTGAAATGCATTCAAACGGTGGCGAGTCTGGCAATCTGTTGGCTGAAGAAATTGGTGAAGGTGATAACGATACCGAATTGGTTAACTTTGCACTCAATCTTTTTGATATTGTCGGTATTAATCAAGAAGATAAAAGTGATAACCTGATTATCCTCACACCTTCAGACCATATGTTAGTACCTGATTTCCCAGGACTTCCTCAAGATGGTTGCACCATCACGTTTGATAGAGAGCAAGCACTTTCTCGTGAAGATACGCAATTTATCAGCTGGGAGCACCCTATTATTCGTAATGGTTTAGATTTAGTGCTATCTGGCGATACCGGCAGCTGTGCGGTTTCTTTATTGAAAAACAAAGCGCTGCCTGTTGGCACCTTATTGACTGAACTGATTTACGTTGTGGAAGCTCAAGCACCTAAGCACCTGCAAATTAGCCGTTTCTTACCCGCAACTCCGGTACGCTTATTAATTGATTTAAAAGGTAATAACTTATCATCTCAAGTTGAGTTTGAAAGTTTTAACCGCCAATTAAATGCCATTAACCGCCATATGGCAAGCAAACTGGTCAATGCAGTACAAAATGAGGTTCATTCGGTATTACGCTTATCTGAGCCAATGATCGAAAAAGAAGCCAAGGCATTGATAGAAAATGCAAAAGAAGCGGCTGATAAGGCGCTAACGTTGGAGCTTTCTCGTTTAGAAGCACTAAAAGCGGTCAACCCAAATATCCGTGATGAAGAACTTGATATTATTGAGGAAGAACGCCAACAACTGATGACTAATATCGACCAAGCTACATGGCGACTAGATGCGATTCGTTTAGTTGTGGTAACTCATCAGTAG
- a CDS encoding DNA polymerase II, producing the protein MTQLIAPAERGFILSRHWKDTRHGVEVSYWLLTNNQPQKVTVPYQKAIGFLAESQFPQVKHLLDEQPNITYRLLGLIDFKREKVYAIYCHQYRQLQNLEKSCNELGVELLETDIRPSERYLMERFIAASVWFSQNQQGEFQLKPCEGYRPLIKAVSLDIETSQHGELYSIGLSGCGDNVVFMLGPEQGPALSSEHRLIYVNSRPQLLHKLNEWLHQYDPDAIIGWNLIQFDLQVLQKHAERYGIPLLFGRQNKKLEWREHGFKQGVFFAAAEGRLIIDGIDALKAATWSFSSFSLEFVAQELLGEGKAIDTPYDRMDEINRRFAHDKPALAHYNIQDCILVHRIFEKTDLMAFLQERSTVTGLAVDKMGGSVAAFSHLYIPRLHRLGFVAPNLTEHKMQLNPGGFVMDSQPGLYDSVLVLDYKSLYPSIIRTFLIDPAGMIEGLAHPDLEYSVPGFRQAWFSRTTHCLPDIVSHIWQERDKAKKEHNAPLSQALKIIMNAFAGVLGAEGCRFFDPRLTASITMRGHEIMRTTKRLIESQGYQVIYGDTDSTFVWLRDAHNEEQAQKIGFALRDYVNSWWKKHLAEEWQLEGVLELEYETHYRRFLMPTVRGAEMGSKKRYAGLSKDTMVFRGLETIRSDWTPLAQIFQKELYTRIFYRQPYREYIREYVQNIRSGQYDDRLVYRKRLRRKLTDYQKNVPPHVRAARTADDYNLKLQRPLQYQNGGWINYIITQAGPEPLEIITAKPDYEHYISKQIKPIADAILPFLQDDFDTLLTGQITLLF; encoded by the coding sequence ATGACCCAACTTATCGCTCCAGCAGAAAGAGGCTTTATTCTTAGCCGTCACTGGAAAGACACCCGCCACGGTGTTGAGGTCTCTTATTGGCTACTCACTAATAACCAACCTCAAAAGGTCACTGTTCCCTATCAAAAAGCCATTGGTTTTTTAGCTGAATCTCAATTCCCTCAAGTAAAACATCTATTAGATGAACAACCCAATATTACCTACCGGCTCCTTGGATTAATTGATTTTAAACGCGAAAAAGTCTATGCGATTTATTGCCACCAATATCGACAATTACAGAATCTTGAAAAAAGCTGCAACGAATTGGGTGTCGAATTATTAGAAACAGATATTCGCCCGAGTGAACGGTATCTAATGGAACGCTTTATCGCGGCCTCTGTCTGGTTTTCTCAAAATCAGCAAGGGGAGTTTCAACTAAAACCTTGCGAAGGCTACCGCCCCTTAATCAAAGCTGTTTCCCTTGATATCGAAACCAGCCAACATGGTGAACTCTATTCTATAGGGCTGTCTGGCTGTGGTGACAATGTGGTATTTATGTTAGGGCCAGAACAAGGGCCTGCATTGAGCTCTGAACATCGCTTAATCTATGTGAATAGCCGCCCGCAATTACTTCATAAGCTCAATGAATGGCTTCACCAATACGACCCTGATGCCATCATTGGTTGGAACCTAATCCAATTCGACTTACAAGTATTACAAAAGCATGCTGAGCGTTATGGCATCCCATTGTTGTTTGGTCGACAAAACAAAAAATTGGAGTGGCGAGAGCATGGCTTTAAGCAAGGGGTATTTTTTGCCGCTGCTGAAGGCCGGTTAATTATTGATGGTATTGATGCATTAAAAGCAGCAACATGGAGTTTTTCATCATTTAGTTTAGAGTTTGTCGCTCAAGAACTCCTTGGCGAAGGTAAAGCGATTGATACCCCTTATGACCGAATGGATGAAATCAACCGCCGCTTTGCTCACGATAAACCCGCTCTAGCACACTACAATATTCAAGATTGTATTTTAGTCCATCGGATCTTTGAAAAAACCGATTTAATGGCTTTCTTGCAAGAACGTTCAACAGTAACTGGCCTTGCTGTTGATAAAATGGGCGGATCTGTTGCAGCATTCTCACACCTTTATATTCCCCGTCTACACCGCCTTGGCTTTGTCGCTCCCAACCTGACGGAACATAAAATGCAACTGAACCCCGGGGGCTTTGTCATGGACTCCCAACCTGGGCTATATGACTCCGTATTAGTTTTGGATTATAAAAGCCTATATCCTTCAATTATTAGAACTTTTCTCATCGACCCTGCGGGTATGATTGAAGGATTAGCGCATCCAGACCTTGAATATTCTGTTCCCGGTTTTCGCCAAGCTTGGTTTTCTCGTACAACCCACTGTTTACCCGATATTGTCAGCCATATCTGGCAAGAACGGGATAAAGCTAAAAAAGAGCATAATGCCCCACTATCCCAAGCGTTGAAAATTATTATGAACGCATTTGCTGGGGTACTAGGCGCTGAAGGGTGCCGTTTTTTTGACCCAAGACTGACTGCATCAATCACCATGCGTGGCCATGAAATTATGCGTACAACCAAACGTTTGATTGAGTCACAGGGTTACCAAGTTATTTATGGGGATACCGACTCCACATTTGTATGGTTACGAGACGCCCACAATGAAGAGCAAGCGCAAAAAATTGGCTTTGCTTTACGTGATTACGTGAATAGCTGGTGGAAAAAACATTTAGCTGAAGAATGGCAATTAGAGGGGGTTTTAGAGCTTGAATATGAAACCCATTACCGCCGATTTTTGATGCCAACGGTACGTGGTGCTGAAATGGGGAGTAAAAAACGCTATGCAGGGCTGAGTAAAGACACCATGGTATTTAGAGGGCTGGAAACCATTCGCTCGGACTGGACTCCCTTAGCACAAATATTCCAAAAAGAGCTCTATACCCGTATTTTTTATCGCCAACCTTACCGTGAATATATTCGTGAATATGTGCAAAATATTCGTTCAGGCCAATATGATGACCGTTTAGTGTACCGTAAACGCCTGCGCCGAAAATTGACTGATTACCAAAAAAATGTTCCTCCGCATGTTCGAGCGGCTCGTACCGCTGATGACTATAATTTAAAATTACAGCGCCCTTTACAATATCAAAATGGTGGTTGGATAAACTATATTATCACTCAGGCAGGGCCTGAACCGCTGGAAATCATCACGGCAAAACCGGATTACGAACATTATATTTCCAAGCAAATCAAACCAATAGCAGATGCTATCTTGCCTTTCTTACAAGATGACTTTGATACCCTGCTAACTGGGCAAATTACCCTGTTGTTTTAA
- the thiQ gene encoding thiamine ABC transporter ATP-binding protein ThiQ, with translation MIKLTQLDYQYDNLTMSFDFSVQFGESVAVMGPSGAGKSTLLSLISGFQFPKSGTIALNGEDHTFSPPAKRPVSMLFQENNLFSHLTIRQNIGLGLQPNLRLNKTQIQRVEQMASRVSLSECLDRLPAQLSGGQRQRAALARCMIRNQPILLLDEPFSALDPALRREMLLLLREICAEKSITLLMVSHNVDDALQIAPRTLVIAEGNIAYDGDTQYLLQGQSAASALLSIISVSNN, from the coding sequence ATGATTAAATTGACTCAGCTAGATTACCAATACGACAACCTGACAATGTCATTTGATTTTTCTGTTCAGTTCGGTGAGTCTGTGGCAGTTATGGGGCCAAGTGGTGCAGGGAAAAGTACGCTATTAAGCTTGATTAGCGGCTTTCAATTTCCCAAAAGCGGTACAATTGCGCTCAATGGCGAAGACCATACTTTTAGCCCTCCGGCTAAGCGCCCTGTTTCTATGTTATTTCAAGAAAATAATTTATTTTCACACCTGACAATCCGGCAAAACATTGGTCTTGGACTGCAACCCAATTTACGCCTGAATAAAACGCAAATTCAGCGAGTTGAGCAAATGGCGAGCCGTGTCAGCCTGAGTGAATGTTTAGATAGGTTACCAGCACAACTGTCGGGGGGGCAACGTCAACGCGCGGCATTAGCACGCTGCATGATCCGCAATCAACCAATTTTATTACTTGATGAGCCTTTTTCAGCTCTCGACCCTGCATTACGCCGAGAAATGCTGCTATTACTCAGGGAAATTTGTGCAGAAAAATCAATCACATTGTTAATGGTTTCTCATAATGTTGATGATGCTTTACAAATTGCCCCGCGGACACTGGTTATTGCAGAAGGTAATATTGCCTACGATGGTGATACTCAATACCTATTACAGGGACAAAGCGCTGCGTCTGCTTTACTGAGTATCATAAGCGTTTCCAATAATTAG
- the thiP gene encoding thiamine/thiamine pyrophosphate ABC transporter permease ThiP, whose product MANRRQSLINLSLLPGALASGLLITVALISFGALWFFAPEISMADIISDSYLWHVIGFTFWQAFLSAIFSVIPAIFLARALHRRRFFGRTLFLRLCAMTLVLPVLVAVFGILSVYGQTGWLAKLCQLLGFNYTFSPYGLKGILLAHVFFNMPLATRMLLQSLENIAIEQRQIAAQLRFNEWQQFTILEWPYLRRQILPTAALIFMLCFASFATVLALGGGPAATTIELAIYQALNYDFDLGRATILALIQLFFCVGLMFICHKVNSVFSVGFSHQAQWVDPADNAFRRIRDLLLIVAAMLLLLPPLFAVIFDGLNGQLWAVLQQPALWQATATSVFIALCAGAVCVVLTLMLLWSSRELRLRQAARLGQALELSGLIILAMPGIVLATGFFIFFNETVGLPESPYPLIIMTNALLAIPYALKVLENPMRDSAERYNPLCQSLGISGFNRFRIIELKALRKPISQALAFACVISIGDFGVVALFGNDNFRTLPYYLYQQIGAYRSNDGAVTAMLLLLLCFCLFSLIERISGKHHD is encoded by the coding sequence ATGGCAAACCGCCGTCAGTCGCTAATTAATTTGTCTCTACTACCGGGGGCATTGGCCTCCGGATTACTGATTACGGTTGCACTCATTAGTTTTGGTGCACTGTGGTTTTTTGCACCTGAAATTTCAATGGCTGACATTATTAGCGATAGCTATTTGTGGCATGTGATTGGGTTTACCTTTTGGCAGGCTTTTTTATCCGCCATTTTTTCTGTAATCCCTGCTATTTTTCTTGCAAGAGCACTGCACCGCCGTCGTTTTTTTGGACGAACCCTATTTTTACGCCTATGTGCAATGACATTGGTTCTTCCGGTATTAGTTGCCGTGTTTGGTATTTTATCAGTTTACGGGCAAACGGGTTGGCTGGCTAAACTTTGTCAATTACTGGGATTTAATTACACCTTTTCACCTTATGGCCTAAAAGGCATTTTGCTAGCACATGTTTTCTTTAATATGCCACTAGCGACTCGTATGCTATTACAGTCTTTAGAAAATATCGCTATTGAGCAGAGACAAATTGCAGCACAACTGAGGTTCAATGAGTGGCAGCAATTTACTATTTTAGAATGGCCTTATTTACGGCGGCAAATATTACCTACTGCTGCGTTAATTTTTATGCTGTGCTTTGCCAGCTTTGCGACTGTGCTCGCTCTGGGCGGAGGTCCTGCAGCAACCACTATCGAATTGGCTATTTACCAAGCTCTTAACTATGATTTTGATTTAGGGCGAGCCACTATTTTGGCATTAATTCAGCTGTTCTTCTGTGTCGGTTTAATGTTTATCTGCCACAAAGTAAATAGTGTATTTTCAGTAGGTTTTAGCCACCAAGCACAATGGGTTGACCCTGCTGATAACGCATTTCGTCGCATTCGAGATTTGTTGCTCATTGTCGCTGCCATGTTATTGCTACTTCCCCCACTATTCGCGGTTATTTTCGATGGGTTAAATGGGCAACTTTGGGCGGTATTGCAGCAACCCGCCTTATGGCAAGCCACGGCAACCTCTGTGTTTATTGCACTGTGTGCTGGTGCTGTCTGCGTGGTACTTACTTTAATGTTGTTATGGAGCAGCCGTGAATTGCGCTTACGCCAAGCGGCTCGTCTAGGGCAAGCCTTAGAACTTAGTGGGTTAATTATTTTAGCCATGCCCGGTATCGTGCTCGCGACAGGTTTTTTTATCTTTTTTAATGAAACGGTAGGCTTACCTGAATCCCCTTACCCATTAATTATCATGACTAATGCTTTGTTAGCCATTCCCTATGCGTTAAAAGTATTAGAAAACCCTATGCGAGACAGCGCTGAACGCTATAACCCATTGTGCCAATCACTTGGCATTTCTGGTTTTAATCGTTTCCGAATTATTGAACTTAAAGCATTACGCAAACCTATTTCCCAAGCTCTCGCATTTGCTTGTGTTATCTCAATTGGTGATTTTGGTGTTGTCGCGTTATTTGGCAATGATAACTTCCGCACACTCCCTTATTATCTTTATCAGCAAATAGGGGCTTACCGGTCAAACGATGGGGCTGTTACTGCCATGCTATTGCTATTGCTTTGCTTTTGCTTATTTAGCTTGATTGAACGTATATCAGGAAAACACCATGATTAA
- the thiB gene encoding thiamine ABC transporter substrate binding subunit → MFKNKIIASFFTFGALSLSQLAWADKPTLTVYTYDSFAAEWGPGPQIKKNFEAQCDCELKIVALGDGVALLNRLRMEGKNSKADVILGLDNNLLDSAEKTGLFAPADINTSALKLPISWDSSTFIPYDYGYFAFIYDTNKIKQPPTSMDALLNSENNWKIIYQDPRTSTPGLGLMLWIEKLYGDKSADAWQKMAGKTLTVTKGWSEAYGLFLKGEGDFVLSYTSSPGYQMLNDQKDNYAAALFNEGHYMQVEVAARLKNSPQPELAKQFLQFVLTPEFQNTLPTTNWMYPVIDIPLPEVYNQLPLPEKALQFSSQEVAKERQNWTRLWQTAVSR, encoded by the coding sequence ATGTTTAAAAACAAAATTATAGCATCGTTCTTTACCTTTGGTGCACTCAGTTTAAGTCAATTAGCATGGGCGGATAAACCAACGCTTACTGTTTATACCTACGATTCCTTTGCCGCAGAGTGGGGTCCAGGACCACAAATTAAAAAAAATTTCGAAGCGCAGTGCGATTGTGAATTAAAAATAGTGGCGCTGGGGGATGGTGTAGCCCTGCTAAACAGACTCAGAATGGAAGGAAAAAATAGCAAAGCAGATGTGATTTTAGGGTTAGATAATAATTTATTAGATTCTGCTGAAAAAACAGGCCTGTTTGCTCCTGCCGACATTAATACCAGTGCATTGAAGCTGCCTATTTCGTGGGATAGCTCAACCTTCATTCCTTATGACTATGGCTATTTCGCATTCATATATGACACTAATAAAATTAAACAACCACCAACAAGTATGGATGCATTATTAAATAGTGAAAATAATTGGAAAATTATTTACCAAGATCCTCGAACCAGTACGCCCGGACTTGGCTTAATGCTGTGGATTGAAAAACTGTATGGCGACAAGTCTGCGGATGCATGGCAAAAAATGGCAGGCAAAACACTTACCGTAACTAAAGGTTGGAGTGAAGCTTATGGCCTGTTCTTAAAAGGGGAAGGTGATTTTGTACTCAGTTATACCTCATCGCCGGGTTATCAAATGCTTAATGACCAAAAAGATAACTATGCTGCGGCATTATTTAATGAGGGTCACTATATGCAAGTTGAGGTGGCAGCAAGGCTGAAAAATAGCCCACAGCCGGAGCTTGCCAAGCAGTTCTTGCAGTTTGTCTTAACACCTGAATTCCAAAATACCCTGCCAACAACAAACTGGATGTATCCGGTCATTGATATTCCCTTACCTGAGGTATACAACCAGTTACCTCTACCTGAAAAAGCCTTACAATTTAGTTCTCAAGAAGTGGCCAAAGAACGCCAAAATTGGACTCGTTTATGGCAAACCGCCGTCAGTCGCTAA